From the genome of Streptomyces sp. NBC_01304:
CTCGAAGAGATCGTCGCGACGTCCCTCGGGCGCCTCCGCGCCGGTGGCCAGGCTGACGTTGTGCGGGCCGAAGGGGTGCAGCGTGAGCTTCGTCAGACCGTTCCAGTCGCCGTCCTCATGCGGTTCGCGGGTCTGGTAGACATCGGCGATCCCGCCCGGGGTGCCGATCACGGGCAGGCTGTCCGGCGACATGGTCTCGATGAAGTGCGGCATGCCCATCCGGGACACCTGCACATACGGCTCCACACCGGGGGCGTCGAGCTTCAGGGAGCGGCGGGACGCCGTGGACCAGATGCCCACGACCGGGTTGCGCTTCGGATCGCCGCCGAGGGCGAGGGCCTTCTTCGGCAGCTGCAGGGTCATCGTGTGGGCGTTGGTGACGGCCACCGGGTTGAACGGCGGAATGAACGGGGCGCCGACCCGGATCATCGCGTACAGCCTCGGATTGAAGAAGAACGAGTCGGGGATCTGCCCCACATACGTCTGCCCGCCGCCCGGCAGCTGCGCGGTGGCGTCCTTGCGCAGGGCGTCGTAGTCGGGCATGAGCTTGCCGCCCGCGTAGGAGGGGGCGACCGCGCCGTCCGTGACGAGCGTGTGGGGTGCCCTGCCGGGGCGGAGCTCCTGGAGGGTGTACTTCTGGCGGAAGGCAACGGCCTTGTCCTCGAGGGAGCGCACCGGCCCGGTGACCGCGGCGATGGTGCCGGCCGGGCGGTGGTCCTCGGTGGTGAAGGTGTAGCGGTACGTCACCTCGGGCCGGCCGTCGCCGGTGGTGTCGGCGTGGATCTCGAAGCGGGTGTCGGTGGCGTACGGGTAGAGCGCGAAGGGGCTGCCGGGCCCCTGCAGCGCGTGGTAGTCGGCGGCGACGGTGACGGTGTCCGGAGCCTCGGGGCTCGTGAACGCGTACAGATCGCTGCCGTCGATGGCGATGTCGGCCGCCGTGGACGGGGAGTCCACATGGCTGGCGGCCCCGGCCCGGCCGGTGACCGGCCCGCCGAACCAGCCGGCCGCGAGCACGGTGCAGGCGAGCGCCGTGCAGACGGCCGGGCGGGAGATTTGACGGACCGTCACGGAAGGGCCTCTCGGTGGCTGCCCCGCCTGGCGCCGGGCGTCAAGCCCCACTGCATGCCACCGGGTACCGCCGCGCCATCGGGACTAGCCCGAGTGGGGCGCTGCCCCAATCACTTCGATCTCTACGGTGGGCTGCGTGGGACGGACGGAGGTGTGGCGATGGGGCGTGAGCACCGTGGTGACGACAACGGCGACGGCGCCTCCGGCCGCGTTTCAGCGGAGCGCCAGCAGATCACGGCCACCCCGCAGCACAGCACGGCCAAGGCAGCCATCGCGTAGGAGATCCCGGCGATGCACAGGCCACCGCGGACGAGGTGCTGCGCTGTTCGGCTGAGGGTCGGTTACCTGTGCTGGGTCGTGCCGGTTCTCATTGTCGCCACGCTCGCGGGGAGGTGGCGCAACCGAGAGGCCTTGAAGCGTGATCAAGAGGTGCAGTGCAGTTCGCGGCGCGGCAGCGCCCATCACCTTGGCCAGTGTGCTCTGTCTGGGCGCCGTCCCGGCAGCCATCGCGGCGGGCCCGGACAAGTCGGCCGTTCCGGCTCGCCTGACTGCAGCCTGCCGGCTGCCCAACGGGGGCGGAGCTGGTGGCTGGGCAGCTGACGGGCTGCGGTTGAGCGCCCGGGACAACCGCAAGGCGAACGACTTCCTGGTCGGCGCGTGCAGGGCCGAGCGGTCCATCAGCCCGCAGGTGGCCGCCGCGGCGCGGCTCAGCCAGGCCCAACTGGTGGGCTTCCAAAACCGTTTGAAGTCCCCGGATTCCCTCAAGCGCAAGATCGCCACCCGCATGCAGGACCGTGGGACGACCGCGGAGGCAGAACTCGCCAGGCTCACGGACGCCGTCCGCTACACCCTGCAGTGGAATGACCGGCAGTACACCGGCGGCGTGACCATCGCCTCGGCCGTATTGGCCGGCTGGGGGAACACGAGCAACGAATGGAAGAACTCCTGGGCCTTCCCGGCCGACAAGGGCTACCCGAGGGTCGTCAACTCCTCCTGGAAGGCACCGGCAGCCGGACAGCTCTTCGAGATCCAGTTCCACACACGGGCAGGCAAGCAGGCGAACCTGAAGGGGCACGTGCTGTACGAGGAAGAGCGCCTTCCGCGTACGTCACCAGAGCGCAAAGCGGAACTCCACCAGCAGCAAGCCGCCCTGTACGCCAAGGTCCCCGTGCCCGCCGGTGCCCCCCAGCTGGCCGCTCCACCCGCTCAGCCCTCACCCGAACTTCTCGCCGCCACAGGCTGACGACGTCCGCGACCCACCGGCAGGGACTCGGTTGGCCGTTGATGTGGCCGAGGCCGGTCCTCGTCCTCGTCTCGTCCTCGCGGATAGGGATCACCGGAAAACTGGGTGCGGCCACCCCTTCGGGATGAGTACCCGCCGAGGTGGCCGTTCCCCCCGGGCAGGGTCAGCCGATCTTCTCGGGTCCGTAGAAGATCTCGTAGGAGCCGGTGTGGGCCTACGTGATCGGCTCCGAGCGGGATCGGGTTTCCTTTCGGGCGACGCCAGGGCCGTGGCTCCCGGCCGCGCGGCCGACGCAAGAGGAGACTGACCGGCGTCGCCCCGGCCACTCTCCAGTCTCTGTGAGTCCCCTTGCTCGCTCTCCTCGTCCTGGTGTCCTTGCTGTTCGTGTGGACGCTGGTGTCGGACAGACTGGCCCGCTGGAGCATCACCGCACCGATCGCGTTCGCGCTGGCCGGAATCGTGCTGACCCGCGGTCAGCACCCGGCCGTGCCCCTGGACCTGGAGACGCACGCGTTCCAGCGGGGCGTCGAACTCGTCCTCGCCGTCATGCTCTTCACGGATGCCACCGAGGCCAGGGACTACGAACGACTCGGCAAGTCGGTGGGAGAAGGCCGTCTGCTCGGCCTGGCTCTGCCGGCCTCGCCACCCTCTGCGGCGCGCTGCTCTTCCCCGGCACCAACTGGTGGCTCCTCGCTGTGGCCGCGCTCGTCGTGATGCCCATGGACCTCGCCCCGGTCTCGAACTTCCTGCGCGATGTGCGGGTCCCGCTGAAGGTGCGAGCCGCCTTGAACATCGAAGGCGGCTTCAACGACGGACTGGCCTCCCCACTGTTCGTGTTCTGCGTCGCCAACCTCATCAACACGAAAGGCGACTCCTTCCTCGACCTGGTCCTGAACGCCCTCAAGGGCGCGGTGCTCGCCGTCCTCGTCGGCGCGGCAGTGGGCCTCCTGGCATCCCACCTGGCGCGACGGGCCCTGGCGGCCGGCTGGGCCAAGCCCGCCGGCCTGCGCCTGACGACCCTGACCCTGCCGTTCCTCACGTACGCGGCAGCCCTCCTGATCGGCGGCAACGGTTTCGTCGCAGCGTTCGTGGCCGGCTGGTGCTACGCCCACACCGCGCACTCCATCGGCCAGAACAACCTCGAACTCGCCCACGATGCCTGCCATGTGCTGGGCCTGGCGGTGTGGTTCACCTTCGGCAAGCTGACCGCGGACGAGTTCGCGTCCGACGGCCTCACCCTGCAGATCGCCCTCTACGCGCTGCTCGCCCTCACCCTGGCCCGCATGGTGCCTGCATACGCCGCGCTGAGCGGCATGGGCTTCAGCCGGGCCGAGCGCACGGCGGTCGGCTGGCTCGGCTCCCGCGGCGTCACCTCGATCGTCTTCGCGTTCCTTGCCTACGTCCAACTCCCGCCCGGTGACGCGTCGTTCGTCTTCCAGGTGACGGGTGCGACCGTGTTGCTGAGCATCGTCCTGCACGGCGTCACCATGGAGCCCATCGCCCGCTGGTTCGCACGCCACCCCCAGCCCGACCTGCCGTCGCCTGCTACATCGGCACCCGGCCGATGAAATGTCACCGCCCCAGGCGGTGCCGTTCGTCGTGGTCGGCCGGTGTCCGTGCCGGTGCTCCGGCGATCTTGTCCTGGAACCAGGTGCGCAGACGTGCCCAGCGGGCGTCATGCCGGGCCGTCTGCTGTTCGGCGCGTGCCAGCTTGGCCGGGCGGTTGCGGTAATAACGGATGGCCCACGGTGAGCCGGGCCGGGCCATTCGGGCCGCGGCGACCAACCCGACCACCGGAACGAACAGCCCGAGCACCCCCAGACGGATCTTCCCTTTGCCGAAGGCGACCGCCGCACACACCAGATCGGCCACGATCGCCGCGACCCACCAGCCGCGCCCGGCCGTGGCGAGGTCGCCGAACGAGTTGATGCCCAGCGGATCGAACCCGGACAGGACCGCGCCGACCGCGGCCACGGTGAGGGTGATCGCCTCAAGGGAGGCCCGCCCCTCCTTGGACCAGTACACGTCCTGCAGATGCAGGATCAGCGCGAACTCGTCCAGGACGAGCCCCGCCCCGGCCCCGAAGACAGCGGCAGCCAGGCACCTGGCCAGGCCGTCCTCGCCGGCCGCCCCGACCGCCCAGAACCCTCCGACGATTGTCAGGACCACACCCGGCACCACGTGATGGATGTGCAGCCCGCCTGAACTCACATTGCGAAACGGCCCCCGTCCGGCCCGGATCATCCTTGTGATCACCCGGGTGACCAGGAACACCGCCACGAACGCCACCAACGCGACCGTCAGCGGCAGCCGACCGCTCTGCCCAGCCACCTGCCACGAGTTCGCCACAGCATCCGCCTGCCCAAGGTCCGTCACAGCCTGTCAACGAGTCGACGGAACCCCGGACACCGGCGCCTCCCTTTGGCCGGTAGCGTTGGCCGGCCCGTCGGTCACCGGCTGTCAGGGGCGTACTGCTCGTCGCCGTGATCGCTGTAGCCGTTCTCATCCTCTGGCTGATCTTCTAGGGCCTGCCTGCACTGAGATGGCGAGCCCCTTGTGACAGGTCAGGGCTGCTGGCTTCGCGGGTGGGGCCCGTTGCCCACAGGCTGCGGGCAACGGGCCGCTTGCTGACTCGGCTGTAACGGCGTCAGGCGGTCTGGTGCGGGCGGGAGGGCCAAAGAACCAATTGCTTGGTGTGTCGGGGCTGAGGCTCGTACACCTGCATCTGCTTCCGGCTGCTGCTGATTCTCGTCATACAACGAGCACCCGCAGAAGGCCGGGCCGCAGACTGCTCTGCCCCAGCCGGTGTGACCGACTGGGGCAGCGTCATGCGGGGGCGGAGCGGACCTTGCTAGGTGGTGCAGCTGTTGGCGGTTTCGGAGTTGGTGCAGGTGTCGGTGCCGTTTCCTCCGTTGACGGTGTCGGTGCCGGCTCCGGCGTCGATGGTGTCGTTGCCGTTGCCGCCGTTGATCACGTCGTTGCCGTTGTCCCCGTAGATGACGTCATCGCCGTTGCCGCCTTCGATGGCGTCGTTGCCGCTGCCGGCGTAGACGGTGTCGTTGCCGTTTCCGGCGTTGATGACGTCGTTGCCGGCGCCGCTGCAGATCACGTCGTTGCCGTTGGTGCCGTTGATGACGTTGGCGGACGCGCTGCCGGTGATGGTGCAGCCGTGTCCGTTGCCCACGGTCGTGTTCTGGGCGGCGTTGTTGTTACCGGCGTCCGGGTCGCTCTGCGTGGCGGTGGTCGTCGCGCTCGCGGTGAGGGTGCCGGTCGCCTGGGGTTCGATGGCGATCGCCACGGTGGCCGAGGCGCCGTTGGCGAGGGTGCCCAGGGTGCAGGTCACCGTGGAGCCTGCGGTGCTGCAGGTGCCCTGGCTGGGGGTGGCGGACTGGACGACCGAGGCCGAGCCGGAGAGCCCCACAGTGGTGGCGGTGGAAGTGGCGCTCTGCGGGCCGTTGTTGGTCACCGTGATGGTGTCGGTGAAGGCGTCGCCGAGGGCGACCGGGTCGGCGGCGTCCGTGACGGCTGTTGCCAGGTCAGCCCCGGAGGCGACGGCGGTGAAGACGAACACGACCGAGCCGTCGCCCGCGTTACTGCCGTCGGTGAGCGTGGTAGGTGAGCCGGGCACCGTGCCGGAGATCAGACTCGAGCCGCCGCCCCCGCCACCGCCGCCGGAGCCATTGTCGATGACGTCGGAGAATTCGACTGCACCGGAGCCTCCGCCTCCGCCGGAGTGATGGCCCGCGCCGCCGCTGCCACCGGCTCCGCCGCGGCCACCGGCGCCGGCATTGTTGATTGGTGCTCCCGCGCCACCTGCCGCGTTGGGCGATGAACCTGCGCTTCCGCTACCTCCCGGGACGCCCGCCCCCTGGACACCGCCACCCGTGCCGCCGGCGCCCGCTGTCGTCTGCGTGGCCGCGCCGCCGCCTGCGCCGCCGCCTGCGCCGCCGCCCGGCGAGGAGGGCCCGTCACCGGTGGCCCCCGGGCCGGCACTGTCCCCGCCGTTGCCGCCGCGCCGCGCGAAACCACTGTCCGAGATCTCCCCGGCCCCGCCGCCGGACCCGGCAGTGAGCAGCGGCGCGTCGGCTGCCGTGGTCACCGCAACCAGACCGCCCCCGCCACCACCCAATGGGAAGGAGCCAGTTGCACCCTTGGATCCGACAACAACGTTGAGGGACTGTCCGGAGGTGACCGCGAGGGTAGCGACCACCAGGGCACCCTTCCCGCCAACCCGGTCGTCCGCGTTGGGGCCGGCATTTCCGCCACCCGCGCCCTTGAGGGTCACCTCACCACTGGCGACCCCGGCGGGCACGGTGACACTGCCGGTGCCGCCGGCGGTGCACGTGATGGTCGTGGTGCTGACCACGACGACGGGCGGGCCGCACACGCCATCGGCCGCAGCCGGGGAGGCCACGGCGATCAGCCCGGCCATGCCCAGCGTTGCGGAGGCGGCCAGCGCGGCCAGTTGCCTGCACCGCCGGGTACGCGGCGGACGGTCCTTCGTGGTTGAAGACATCGTGGTGTCCCCTCTCCCTGCCCGCGCCGGGGCGGCGGAGACCTGAAGGGCCTCACCGAGGTTCCGCGGCGGCGTGGAGCCGCGACAAGGGGACGGCCTGATGCTGGTGAAACCGAGCAAGGCGCACGGCTGAGATTTCCACGACGCGGCAGGGGCAGGGCCACGACATGCTTCAACTAGCCATGCAGGCAAAGGAGTTGGCCGCCCAGTGTCGCTGCCGTCAGGGTGGCAGAGGCACTCACAGCCCTCGGCCGGTAATCAGCCACATCGACAACCAAGGCCAACCCCGGTCAAGCGGCTCACGGAAACCGACCCGACGTGGCGACAATGCTGCGGATCAGACCGTATTCGTTCACATGGCCGACAACCGTCGCCCCGGCCGGATCCGTCATGGAAGCGCGCCCAGGTCCAGCGGGAAGTCCTGTCGCCGATTTCCGTGTCCACCAATACCGAAGGCCTGCGATCGGGGTCGGCGAATCGATGTCAGTGGGCTGGGGCGCCGCCGTCCGTGCTGCTGCTGTCGACGTGATGATCGGGGTGGACTTCGGGGACTTCCTCGGTCCTTTTCTGCTTTTCTGTTCGGATTCCGGCGACGACGACGGCGACGAGGCAGGTGCCGACGATCGCCTCGGCCCAGAAGAAGCCGGAGTAGTCGATGAGACTTCCGATGGGCGGGTTGCCGGGGGCGGCGTTGCGGAATCCGGCGAGGGCGAAGAGGGTGGCGGCCATCCAGCCGAGCGCGGGCCAGACGAGGCCGCGACGCTGGTCGATGATCACCCAGGCGCCACCGAGGACAGCGAGAGCGAGACCCCACATGACGGCCGTCATCATGTAGCCCATCACGAACGTCGCGCGGGACCGGCTGATCTTCACGTCAAACGCTGCGGATCCGGCTTCTCGGCTCTTGCCGACGATGGAGGGCTTAAAGCCCGCGTCGGCTTCGCGCAAGGACAGGGATACCGGAACCGACTTGCCGCCGGCCTCGGCGGAGAAGCCGATGTTGGTGCGGTAGCGGTCGAAGGGGTAGTCGGAGACGCCACTGCCGTCCAGGCCGACCTTCAAGTCCTCGTAGGAGATCCGCTCACCAGCCTTGAGTTCGAGACTGCCGTGGATGAGTGAGGACGTCTCAATGTGGAAGTTCTGGGCCGGAGTGAAGGTGTCGCCGTTCTCGCTCAGGCGCCCTTGGGGCATCACGAGGACTCGCAGCGTCATCTCTCGGGCCACCGGGTCAACCTTTTGCACGGTGGCCTGAACGTCGAGGCGATCAGCGGTGTGGGTGCTTCCGGCGGTGTGCTGCTGCTGCCGGACGTCGCGTTCGTTGAAGTACAGGGCGATGCCGGTCGCCACACCGGCCAGCAACACCACGACTGCGACCAGGTTCCGGGTCAGCCGGGACTTCGGCAGGACAAGACGAGTCATCAGAGAGTCCTCTGCGGGCGGTCAGCCGCAGACTCTCCGCGACATCCTCACGAATCTACGCATTCCGCATCAAAAAGACCCGTACATGGAGTAACGGTTCCCCTGCGCCCCGGCTACGAACACTCATCGGGCCAAAGCCAGCACCCCAGGGAGGCCAGCAACCGAACTCCTCGGCCGCACCCCCTGCCCAGCCGGGCGGTGTCCCCTTCAGTGGTGGAGCAGCGATCGCTTCTCACCACTTGCCACCACCACATCGCGCTAATACACCGCCCTGCGGGACACGATCCGCACACCGGACCTGCGGTCGACGGCAGTCACCCCCAGCCCTGGCAGCCAGCCGACCCTGTTTATGCTCACGCCCATGACATTGGA
Proteins encoded in this window:
- a CDS encoding calcium-binding protein, yielding MSSTTKDRPPRTRRCRQLAALAASATLGMAGLIAVASPAAADGVCGPPVVVVSTTTITCTAGGTGSVTVPAGVASGEVTLKGAGGGNAGPNADDRVGGKGALVVATLAVTSGQSLNVVVGSKGATGSFPLGGGGGGLVAVTTAADAPLLTAGSGGGAGEISDSGFARRGGNGGDSAGPGATGDGPSSPGGGAGGGAGGGAATQTTAGAGGTGGGVQGAGVPGGSGSAGSSPNAAGGAGAPINNAGAGGRGGAGGSGGAGHHSGGGGGSGAVEFSDVIDNGSGGGGGGGGSSLISGTVPGSPTTLTDGSNAGDGSVVFVFTAVASGADLATAVTDAADPVALGDAFTDTITVTNNGPQSATSTATTVGLSGSASVVQSATPSQGTCSTAGSTVTCTLGTLANGASATVAIAIEPQATGTLTASATTTATQSDPDAGNNNAAQNTTVGNGHGCTITGSASANVINGTNGNDVICSGAGNDVINAGNGNDTVYAGSGNDAIEGGNGDDVIYGDNGNDVINGGNGNDTIDAGAGTDTVNGGNGTDTCTNSETANSCTT
- a CDS encoding cation:proton antiporter domain-containing protein, producing MAALVVMPMDLAPVSNFLRDVRVPLKVRAALNIEGGFNDGLASPLFVFCVANLINTKGDSFLDLVLNALKGAVLAVLVGAAVGLLASHLARRALAAGWAKPAGLRLTTLTLPFLTYAAALLIGGNGFVAAFVAGWCYAHTAHSIGQNNLELAHDACHVLGLAVWFTFGKLTADEFASDGLTLQIALYALLALTLARMVPAYAALSGMGFSRAERTAVGWLGSRGVTSIVFAFLAYVQLPPGDASFVFQVTGATVLLSIVLHGVTMEPIARWFARHPQPDLPSPATSAPGR
- a CDS encoding ATP nucleotide 3'-pyrophosphokinase, with the protein product MLCLGAVPAAIAAGPDKSAVPARLTAACRLPNGGGAGGWAADGLRLSARDNRKANDFLVGACRAERSISPQVAAAARLSQAQLVGFQNRLKSPDSLKRKIATRMQDRGTTAEAELARLTDAVRYTLQWNDRQYTGGVTIASAVLAGWGNTSNEWKNSWAFPADKGYPRVVNSSWKAPAAGQLFEIQFHTRAGKQANLKGHVLYEEERLPRTSPERKAELHQQQAALYAKVPVPAGAPQLAAPPAQPSPELLAATG
- a CDS encoding DUF4331 domain-containing protein — encoded protein: MTVRQISRPAVCTALACTVLAAGWFGGPVTGRAGAASHVDSPSTAADIAIDGSDLYAFTSPEAPDTVTVAADYHALQGPGSPFALYPYATDTRFEIHADTTGDGRPEVTYRYTFTTEDHRPAGTIAAVTGPVRSLEDKAVAFRQKYTLQELRPGRAPHTLVTDGAVAPSYAGGKLMPDYDALRKDATAQLPGGGQTYVGQIPDSFFFNPRLYAMIRVGAPFIPPFNPVAVTNAHTMTLQLPKKALALGGDPKRNPVVGIWSTASRRSLKLDAPGVEPYVQVSRMGMPHFIETMSPDSLPVIGTPGGIADVYQTREPHEDGDWNGLTKLTLHPFGPHNVSLATGAEAPEGRRDDLFEYVFKGIDKVNAHALNQDADARAVRPAEMLRLHMGTPVNEQPKPYTMFDGDPQGFPNGRRFGDDIEAVNMRILMGGLVGVKTDWLTKLNSIDKPAKPHTRAFPYRSLPH
- a CDS encoding DUF4436 family protein, giving the protein MTRLVLPKSRLTRNLVAVVVLLAGVATGIALYFNERDVRQQQHTAGSTHTADRLDVQATVQKVDPVAREMTLRVLVMPQGRLSENGDTFTPAQNFHIETSSLIHGSLELKAGERISYEDLKVGLDGSGVSDYPFDRYRTNIGFSAEAGGKSVPVSLSLREADAGFKPSIVGKSREAGSAAFDVKISRSRATFVMGYMMTAVMWGLALAVLGGAWVIIDQRRGLVWPALGWMAATLFALAGFRNAAPGNPPIGSLIDYSGFFWAEAIVGTCLVAVVVAGIRTEKQKRTEEVPEVHPDHHVDSSSTDGGAPAH